One window of Acanthochromis polyacanthus isolate Apoly-LR-REF ecotype Palm Island chromosome 19, KAUST_Apoly_ChrSc, whole genome shotgun sequence genomic DNA carries:
- the LOC127531187 gene encoding uncharacterized protein LOC127531187 isoform X2, whose amino-acid sequence MRPVDQKRSSRGSNMRPVDQKRSSRGSNMRPVVQKRSSRGSNMRPVDQKRSSRGSNMRPVDQKRSSRGSNMRPVVQKRSSRGSNMRPVVQKRSSRGSNMRSVVQKRSSRGSNMRSVVQKRSSRGSNMRSVVQKRSTRGSNMRSVVQKRSSRGSNMRSVVQKRSSRGSNMRSVVQKWSCRGSNMRSVGQKRSTRGSNPVLKVLNSRENINCRL is encoded by the exons atgaggcccgtggaccaaaagcggtcctccagagggtccaacatgaggcccgtggaccaaaagcggtcctccagagggtccaacatgaggcccgtggtccaaaagcggtcctccagagggtccaacatgaggcccgtggaccaaaagcggtcctccagagggtccaacatgaggcccgtggaccaaaagcggtcctccagagggtccaacatgag gcccgtggtccaaaagcggtcctccagagggtccaacatgag gcccgtggtccaaaagcggtcctccagagggtccaacatgaggtccgtggtccaaaagcggtcctccagagggtccaacatgaggtccgtggtccaaaagcggtcctccagagggtccaacatgaggtccgtggtccaaaagcggtccaccagagggtccaacatgaggtccgtggtccaaaagcggtcctccagagggtccaacatgaggtccgtggtccaaaagcggtcctccagagggtccaacatgaggtccgtggtccaaaagtggtcctgcagagggtccaacatgaggtccgtgggccaaaagcggtccaccagagggtccaatccggtcctcaaagtgttaAATTCCAGAgaaaacattaactgcagattgtaa
- the LOC127531187 gene encoding uncharacterized protein LOC127531187 isoform X3 — protein MRPVDQKRSSRGSNMRPVDQKRSSRGSNMRPVVQKRSSRGSNMRPVDQKRSSRGSNMRPVDQKRSSRGSNMRPVVQKRSSRGSNMRPVDQKRSTRGSNMRPVVQKRSSRGSNMRPVG, from the exons atgaggcccgtggaccaaaagcggtcctccagagggtccaacatgaggcccgtggaccaaaagcggtcctccagagggtccaacatgaggcccgtggtccaaaagcggtcctccagagggtccaacatgaggcccgtggaccaaaagcggtcctccagagggtccaacatgaggcccgtggaccaaaagcggtcctccagagggtccaacatgag gcccgtggtccaaaagcggtcctccagagggtccaacatgaggcccgtggaccaaaagcggtccaccagagggtccaacatgaggcccgtggtccaaaagcggtcctccagagggtccaacatgaggcccgtgggctaA
- the LOC127531187 gene encoding uncharacterized protein LOC127531187 isoform X1 — protein MRPVDQKRSSRGSNMRPVDQKRSSRGSNMRPVVQKRSSRGSNMRPVDQKRSSRGSNMRPVDQKRSSRGSNMRSVVQKWSSRGSNMRPVVQKRSSRGSNMRPVVQKRSSRGSNMRSVVQKRSSRGSNMRSVVQKRSSRGSNMRSVVQKRSTRGSNMRSVVQKRSSRGSNMRSVVQKRSSRGSNMRSVVQKWSCRGSNMRSVGQKRSTRGSNPVLKVLNSRENINCRL, from the exons atgaggcccgtggaccaaaagcggtcctccagagggtccaacatgaggcccgtggaccaaaagcggtcctccagagggtccaacatgaggcccgtggtccaaaagcggtcctccagagggtccaacatgaggcccgtggaccaaaagcggtcctccagagggtccaacatgaggcccgtggaccaaaagcggtcctccagagggtccaacatgag gtccgtggtccaaaagtggtcctccagagggtccaacatgaggcccgtggtccaaaagcggtcctccagagggtccaacatgag gcccgtggtccaaaagcggtcctccagagggtccaacatgaggtccgtggtccaaaagcggtcctccagagggtccaacatgaggtccgtggtccaaaagcggtcctccagagggtccaacatgaggtccgtggtccaaaagcggtccaccagagggtccaacatgaggtccgtggtccaaaagcggtcctccagagggtccaacatgaggtccgtggtccaaaagcggtcctccagagggtccaacatgaggtccgtggtccaaaagtggtcctgcagagggtccaacatgaggtccgtgggccaaaagcggtccaccagagggtccaatccggtcctcaaagtgttaAATTCCAGAgaaaacattaactgcagattgtaa